A genomic region of Anas acuta chromosome 1, bAnaAcu1.1, whole genome shotgun sequence contains the following coding sequences:
- the HEBP1 gene encoding heme-binding protein 1 has product MLGMIKNSLLSTVETWPHRVLRRGEKEQLSYEERECEGGQFAAVEVEGKPFDEASKEGVLKLLKYVGGSNDKGVGMGMTAPVSITAFPAEDGSLQQKVKVYLRIPNQFQASPPCPSDESIKIEERQALTIYSTQFGGYAKEVDYVNYAAKLKSALGSEATYRKDFYFCNGYDPPMKPYGRRNEVWFVKE; this is encoded by the exons ATGCTGGGCATGATCAAGAACTCCCTGCTGAGCACGGTGGAGACATGGCCCCACCGCGTGctgaggaggggggagaag GAGCAGCTCAGCTACGAGGAGAGGGAGTGCGAAGGCGGGCAGTTCGCCGCCGTGGAGGTGGAGGGCAAGCCCTTCGACGAGGCTTCGAAGGAAGGGGTGCTGAAGCTCCTCAAGTACGTCGGAGGAAGCAACGACAAGG GGGTTGGAATGGGCATGACTGCTCCAGTCTCCATCACTGCCTTTCCTGCTGAAGATGGATCCTTACAGCAAAAAGTGAAGGTCTATCTGAGAATCCCAAACCAGTTTCAAGCCAGTCCTCCTTGTCCTAGCGATGAAAGCATTAAGATTGAAGAGAGACAAGCCTTGACCATTTATTCCAC GCAGTTTGGTGGCTATGCCAAAGAGGTGGACTATGTGAACTATGCTGCCAAGCTGAAGTCTGCGCTGGGAAGCGAAGCTACGTACCGCAAGGATTTCTACTTCTGCAATGGTTACGACCCCCCAATGAAGCCTTATGGACGACGCAATGAGGTCTGGTTTGTGAAAGAGTGA